In the Streptomyces formicae genome, one interval contains:
- a CDS encoding MFS transporter — translation MGPGKRSGTARHGGWRARRRTRSTRHGTRATRHGTRATRHTIWSRDFGLFFAARAVAKLGDTMLPVALAAGLLEHGHGAGAVGLAMAATTVCFAGLVIFGGVFADRFSTRLLMIGADAVRLVTQALAAVFFFTGHVVLWQICLIGAVNGAAAALFQPGVASTVPRLAADVQKANGAIRVAESTASLAGPAVAGVLVGLASPGAVFAAHAGTYALSALCLVLLRLPPALPGSLPDSEGFRADLVQGWREFRARTWLWGVIAIFGVLMITTSGPTVPLVATLVVQEHGSGAYGLVNSALGAGTVVGGLIALRLRPRRMLRAGSLALFGYCAFPTAVGARLGVPLMALGAAVAGAGISFWGVMWATSVQTQVPPDVLNRIHAYDVAGSLALLPVGQALAGPAASAFGAERVLITGGVMAGVVCLVLLSVPAIRGLVRVEPAYGGLPAGAAGAAGAAGAAGATGVMGATDTTGATGGPAATTPPRPASARPGSR, via the coding sequence ATGGGGCCGGGGAAGCGGAGCGGTACGGCGCGCCACGGCGGCTGGAGGGCGCGCCGTCGCACCCGGTCGACGCGTCACGGGACCCGGGCGACGCGTCACGGCACCCGGGCGACGCGTCACACCATCTGGTCGCGGGACTTCGGACTGTTCTTCGCCGCCCGCGCCGTGGCCAAGCTCGGCGACACCATGCTGCCCGTCGCCCTCGCGGCGGGCCTCCTCGAACACGGTCACGGCGCGGGGGCCGTGGGCCTCGCGATGGCCGCGACGACCGTCTGTTTCGCGGGTCTCGTCATCTTCGGCGGGGTCTTCGCCGACCGGTTCAGCACCCGCCTGCTGATGATCGGCGCCGATGCCGTCCGGCTCGTCACCCAGGCGCTCGCGGCGGTTTTCTTCTTCACCGGCCACGTCGTCCTGTGGCAGATCTGCCTGATCGGCGCGGTCAACGGAGCGGCCGCCGCCCTCTTCCAGCCGGGCGTCGCGAGCACGGTCCCGCGGCTCGCCGCCGACGTCCAGAAGGCCAACGGCGCGATACGCGTGGCCGAGTCGACGGCGTCCCTCGCGGGCCCCGCCGTCGCCGGTGTCCTGGTGGGCCTCGCCTCGCCGGGCGCGGTCTTCGCCGCGCACGCGGGGACGTACGCGCTGAGCGCCCTCTGCCTCGTCCTGCTCCGGCTGCCGCCCGCGCTGCCGGGCTCGCTCCCGGACAGCGAGGGCTTCCGGGCCGATCTGGTGCAGGGCTGGCGGGAGTTCAGGGCCCGCACCTGGCTGTGGGGCGTGATCGCCATCTTCGGCGTACTGATGATCACGACCAGCGGACCGACCGTGCCGCTGGTGGCCACCCTCGTCGTCCAGGAGCACGGTTCGGGCGCGTACGGCCTGGTCAACTCGGCACTTGGCGCGGGCACCGTCGTCGGCGGCCTGATCGCCCTGCGGCTGCGCCCCCGCCGCATGCTGCGCGCCGGGTCCCTCGCCCTCTTCGGCTACTGCGCCTTCCCGACGGCGGTCGGCGCCCGGCTCGGCGTCCCGCTGATGGCGCTCGGCGCGGCCGTCGCGGGCGCCGGGATCTCGTTCTGGGGCGTGATGTGGGCGACGAGCGTGCAGACCCAGGTCCCGCCGGACGTCCTCAACCGCATCCACGCCTACGACGTGGCGGGCTCGCTCGCCCTGCTCCCGGTCGGCCAGGCACTCGCGGGTCCCGCCGCGAGTGCCTTCGGTGCCGAGCGGGTGCTGATCACGGGCGGCGTGATGGCGGGCGTGGTGTGCCTCGTACTGCTCTCGGTGCCCGCTATCCGCGGCCTGGTCCGCGTCGAGCCCGCCTACGGAGGACTGCCGGCGGGCGCGGCGGGCGCGGCGGGCGCGGCGGGTGCGGCGGGTGCGACAGGCGTGATGGGCGCGACAGACACGACGGGCGCGACGGGCGGTCCGGCCGCTACGACACCACCCCGGCCCGCGTCCGCTCGCCCAGGAAGCCGGTGA
- a CDS encoding MmcQ/YjbR family DNA-binding protein, whose protein sequence is MSKSRSRARVTSDDVRRIALALPDTVEKIAWSMPTFRVAGKMFVTVPDDETSFAVRCPKVERDELVLAEPDKFWVADHEAGSAWVRVRLAALDEEELTDILEDSWRQAAPPRLLEAHPELGVPTTG, encoded by the coding sequence ATGTCGAAGTCCAGATCCCGTGCCCGCGTCACCTCCGACGACGTGCGCCGCATCGCCCTCGCCCTGCCGGACACGGTGGAGAAGATCGCGTGGAGCATGCCCACCTTCCGCGTGGCCGGAAAGATGTTCGTGACGGTGCCCGACGACGAGACGTCCTTCGCCGTGCGCTGTCCGAAAGTGGAGCGGGACGAGCTGGTCCTCGCCGAGCCCGACAAGTTCTGGGTCGCCGACCACGAGGCGGGCTCCGCCTGGGTGCGGGTGCGCCTCGCGGCGCTCGACGAGGAGGAGCTGACCGACATCCTCGAGGACTCCTGGCGACAGGCGGCCCCGCCCCGACTCCTCGAAGCGCACCCGGAGTTGGGGGTGCCGACCACGGGCTGA
- a CDS encoding ThuA domain-containing protein has translation MSSTAPQRAPRPLLVLIALLALVVGLGIGAPPRAEAAPAFRVLVFSKVTNYAHDSIPAGIEAIEKLGSENGFEVEATDDASAFTDANLARFQAIVFNNTNSTPEKGDLLDAAQRAAFQKYVRAGGGWVGLHAASASERDWQWYEGLVGAIFDKHPAVQTGRVKVLDHAHPSTKGLPELWERTEEWYNWRANPTGKVHTLAQVKVRDGVTGLDEGVDQPWSWCQKYDGGRSWYTAGGHAKAAFQEEGFLRHVLGGIQWAAGDKPGDCTATKTGGFQRTPLATEDLADPFELAVAPDRRVFFIQRTGKLKIIDQETLKVSTALDLAYTPEMTSQSDGLLGLALDPGFKDNHWLYLLHSDKTQKRINLSRFTEARGKIDPASEKRLLTIPTWRGEGRANSHMAGSIAFDKKGDLYVATGDNTDPFASDGFTPIDEREGRRAWDAQGTAGNTNDLRGKILRITPKDDGTYAVPPGNLFPAGTEKTRSEVYAMGLRNPFRITTDPLSGALLVADYGPDARKAVADRGPEGTVEFDRITEAGNYGWPYCVGDNTPFNDYDFATKTPKGKFDCAKVVNDSPNNTGLRDLPPAKAANVWYAYSDSPEFPELGTGGGGPMSGPVYDYDAANAYKTKFPEYFEGKWFAYELTRQWFKTFSIQEKDQTFTDPRFEPAKKGDLQSINSVFPDMKWNQPFDADFGPDGALYVIDFGLGSGTGRGGSNEGAGIYRIDYVADGRLPDARITATPDNGRTPLTVKFSSEGSGLPGGKPVTYAWDFDGDGTTDSTEANPTHTYTKKGQFSARLKVTGPGELSGLAVRDVTVGNTRPVVTIQQPPNGGTFSFGDTIPFKVRVTDREDGPIDCGKVVVQSQLGHDSHLHPLDNYTGCSGEIVTDAGDSHGPGQNLYYGITAQYEDRGADGVPALTGSASLTLRTSFREAEHRTATGGAHGGAETGDRAEASGGKRLIEIEDGDWVSFDPVHLKGVDSVTVGAASGGLGGDIEFRAGSPTGELLGKVTVPSTGAWGNFVSPTTELADHDGTTTLYAVFTNPRWTAEGPDLLTVDWLRFNGPGVEKSAGAKVTVTAAPDSGAPPLAVKLTGKVKLPPGRTAASYHWDFGDNTKPSGGAEGPTADHAYARAGAYTAHLTVTDDKGDTTTGAVRITAK, from the coding sequence ATGAGTTCCACGGCACCGCAGCGTGCGCCAAGACCCCTGCTCGTCCTCATCGCCCTGCTCGCCCTCGTCGTGGGCCTCGGCATCGGCGCCCCGCCCCGCGCCGAGGCCGCACCGGCCTTCCGTGTCCTGGTCTTCTCCAAGGTCACGAACTACGCCCACGACTCGATCCCCGCGGGCATCGAAGCGATCGAGAAGCTCGGCAGCGAGAACGGGTTCGAGGTCGAGGCCACCGACGACGCGTCGGCGTTCACCGACGCCAACCTCGCCCGCTTCCAGGCGATCGTGTTCAACAACACCAACTCCACTCCGGAGAAGGGCGATCTGCTCGACGCCGCCCAGCGCGCCGCCTTCCAGAAGTACGTCAGGGCGGGCGGCGGCTGGGTCGGCCTGCACGCGGCGTCGGCGAGCGAGCGGGACTGGCAGTGGTACGAGGGCCTGGTCGGCGCGATCTTCGACAAGCACCCCGCCGTACAGACGGGACGGGTGAAGGTGCTCGACCACGCGCACCCGTCCACGAAGGGGCTGCCCGAGCTCTGGGAGCGCACGGAGGAGTGGTACAACTGGCGCGCCAACCCCACGGGGAAGGTGCACACCCTCGCACAGGTCAAGGTGCGCGACGGCGTCACGGGCCTCGACGAGGGCGTCGACCAGCCGTGGTCCTGGTGCCAGAAGTACGACGGCGGCCGCTCCTGGTACACGGCGGGCGGGCACGCCAAGGCGGCCTTCCAGGAAGAGGGTTTCCTGCGCCACGTCCTCGGCGGCATCCAGTGGGCGGCAGGCGACAAGCCGGGCGACTGCACCGCTACGAAGACGGGCGGTTTCCAGCGCACGCCCCTCGCCACCGAGGATCTCGCCGATCCGTTCGAGCTGGCCGTGGCGCCCGACCGCCGGGTCTTCTTCATCCAGCGCACCGGAAAGCTCAAGATCATCGATCAGGAGACGCTGAAGGTCTCCACGGCACTCGACCTCGCGTACACCCCGGAGATGACGAGCCAGTCGGACGGACTGCTCGGGCTCGCGCTCGATCCGGGGTTCAAGGACAACCACTGGCTGTATCTCCTGCACTCCGACAAGACCCAGAAACGCATCAACTTGTCGCGCTTCACCGAGGCGCGCGGAAAGATCGATCCGGCTTCCGAGAAGCGTCTGTTGACGATTCCGACGTGGCGCGGCGAGGGCCGGGCGAATTCGCACATGGCGGGTTCGATCGCCTTCGACAAGAAGGGCGACCTCTATGTCGCGACGGGCGACAACACCGACCCGTTCGCCTCTGACGGCTTCACCCCGATCGACGAGCGCGAGGGCCGCCGCGCCTGGGACGCGCAGGGCACGGCGGGCAATACGAACGATCTGCGCGGAAAGATCCTGCGGATCACGCCCAAGGACGACGGAACGTATGCCGTTCCCCCGGGGAACCTCTTCCCCGCGGGCACGGAGAAGACGCGCTCCGAGGTCTACGCGATGGGGCTGCGCAATCCCTTCAGGATCACCACGGACCCGCTGAGCGGCGCGCTCCTGGTCGCCGACTACGGGCCCGACGCCAGGAAAGCCGTCGCGGACCGGGGCCCCGAGGGGACCGTGGAGTTCGACCGGATCACCGAGGCGGGCAATTACGGCTGGCCGTACTGCGTCGGCGACAACACCCCCTTCAACGACTACGACTTCGCGACCAAGACGCCGAAGGGGAAATTCGACTGCGCGAAGGTCGTCAACGACTCACCGAACAACACGGGGCTGCGCGACCTGCCGCCCGCGAAGGCCGCGAACGTCTGGTACGCGTACTCCGATTCCCCGGAGTTCCCCGAACTCGGCACGGGCGGCGGCGGACCGATGAGCGGCCCCGTCTATGACTACGACGCCGCCAACGCGTACAAGACGAAGTTCCCCGAGTACTTCGAGGGGAAGTGGTTCGCCTACGAGCTGACCCGGCAGTGGTTCAAGACCTTCTCGATCCAGGAGAAGGACCAGACGTTCACCGATCCGCGCTTCGAACCGGCGAAGAAGGGCGATCTGCAGTCCATCAATTCCGTCTTCCCCGACATGAAGTGGAATCAGCCTTTCGACGCCGATTTCGGTCCTGACGGCGCTCTGTACGTCATCGACTTCGGGCTCGGCAGCGGCACGGGCCGAGGCGGCAGCAACGAGGGCGCGGGCATCTACCGCATCGACTACGTGGCGGACGGACGGCTGCCCGACGCCCGGATCACGGCGACGCCGGACAACGGGCGGACGCCCCTGACCGTGAAGTTCTCCAGCGAGGGCTCCGGACTGCCCGGCGGGAAGCCCGTCACCTACGCGTGGGACTTCGACGGCGACGGCACGACCGACTCGACCGAGGCGAACCCCACCCACACGTACACGAAGAAGGGCCAGTTCAGCGCGCGCCTCAAGGTCACGGGCCCCGGGGAGCTCAGCGGGCTCGCCGTACGCGACGTCACGGTCGGCAACACGCGTCCCGTGGTGACGATCCAACAGCCGCCGAACGGCGGGACGTTCAGCTTCGGCGACACCATCCCGTTCAAGGTCAGGGTGACGGACAGGGAGGACGGGCCGATCGACTGCGGCAAGGTGGTCGTCCAGTCCCAGTTGGGGCACGACAGCCATCTGCATCCGCTGGACAACTACACCGGCTGCTCGGGTGAGATCGTGACGGACGCCGGGGACAGCCACGGTCCGGGACAGAACCTGTACTACGGGATCACCGCCCAGTACGAGGACAGGGGCGCGGACGGCGTGCCCGCGCTGACCGGGTCCGCCTCGCTGACGCTGCGGACGTCGTTCCGCGAGGCCGAGCACCGCACCGCGACGGGTGGCGCGCACGGCGGGGCCGAGACCGGTGACCGGGCGGAGGCGTCGGGCGGCAAGCGGCTCATCGAGATCGAGGACGGCGACTGGGTCTCCTTCGACCCCGTGCACCTCAAGGGGGTCGACTCCGTGACCGTGGGGGCGGCGTCGGGCGGGCTCGGCGGGGACATCGAGTTCCGCGCGGGATCGCCCACGGGCGAGCTGCTCGGCAAGGTGACCGTGCCAAGCACCGGAGCGTGGGGCAACTTCGTCTCGCCGACGACCGAACTCGCCGACCACGACGGCACGACGACGCTGTACGCGGTCTTCACCAACCCGCGCTGGACGGCCGAAGGGCCCGACCTGCTCACGGTCGACTGGCTGCGCTTCAACGGGCCGGGCGTCGAGAAGTCCGCGGGGGCGAAGGTGACGGTGACCGCCGCGCCCGACAGCGGCGCGCCGCCGCTCGCGGTGAAGCTCACGGGCAAGGTGAAGCTGCCCCCGGGCCGCACCGCCGCCTCCTACCACTGGGACTTCGGCGACAACACGAAGCCGTCCGGCGGCGCGGAGGGCCCGACGGCCGACCACGCGTACGCGCGCGCGGGGGCGTACACCGCGCACCTGACGGTGACCGACGACAAGGGCGACACGACGACCGGCGCCGTCCGGATCACGGCGAAGTGA
- a CDS encoding tyrosine-type recombinase/integrase: MVPTLGHLAVRMITNGALDRTVQNWIADEHSRSTVKNTIAVLVRVMEQAVRDGIIKVNPARVTGWQKLYKQAEDELLDPRALALPDWETLVALADALVTASHDQYRGWGDVVVFAACTAARIGEVSGCRVGDIDTNQWIWTVRRQTTPAPGGLTDKGTKGKRARKVPIIEEIRPLVAQRILSADPDPDARLFTGPRGGRISTAVLRDATHWDDVVTKLGYEHLRRHDLRHTGLTWFADAGVPVHVLRRIAGHGSLITTQRYLHPDVHKITAAGAALSAHLNVLRAPRSLPSPIVKTR, from the coding sequence GTGGTCCCCACCCTGGGTCACCTCGCGGTCCGGATGATCACCAACGGTGCGCTCGACCGCACCGTGCAGAACTGGATCGCCGACGAGCACAGCCGCTCCACGGTGAAGAACACCATCGCCGTCCTGGTCCGCGTCATGGAACAGGCGGTCCGCGACGGCATCATCAAGGTCAACCCCGCCCGGGTGACCGGCTGGCAGAAGCTCTACAAGCAGGCCGAGGACGAACTCCTCGACCCACGGGCACTGGCGCTGCCCGACTGGGAGACCCTCGTCGCGCTGGCCGACGCGCTCGTTACTGCCTCCCACGACCAGTACCGCGGCTGGGGAGACGTGGTCGTCTTCGCCGCGTGCACCGCCGCACGGATCGGCGAGGTCTCAGGCTGCCGCGTCGGGGACATCGACACCAACCAGTGGATCTGGACCGTGCGGCGCCAGACCACACCCGCACCGGGCGGGCTCACCGACAAGGGCACCAAGGGCAAACGAGCCCGCAAGGTCCCCATCATCGAGGAGATCCGTCCCCTGGTCGCCCAGCGCATCCTGTCCGCCGACCCCGACCCCGATGCCCGCCTGTTCACCGGCCCGCGCGGCGGACGCATCTCCACCGCCGTCCTGCGCGACGCCACGCACTGGGACGACGTCGTCACCAAGCTCGGCTACGAGCACCTGCGCCGCCATGACCTGCGGCATACCGGGCTGACCTGGTTCGCCGACGCAGGCGTGCCGGTCCACGTCCTGCGACGCATCGCCGGCCACGGGTCCCTGATCACCACTCAGCGCTACCTGCACCCCGACGTACACAAGATCACGGCCGCCGGGGCAGCGCTCTCCGCACACCTCAACGTGCTGCGCGCACCCCGCTCGCTGCCGAGCCCGATCGTCAAGACCCGCTGA
- a CDS encoding transketolase family protein, with product MDTMRDRLAPVLTRLLDEDPRVAVVLAEIGKDGFTEAMRDHPDRVINVGIREQLLVGAGAGLALAGLRPVVHTFASFLVERPFEQIKLDFGHQGVGGVLVSAAASYDWPAGGFTHMSPGDVALLDTLDGWTVHVPGHPDEAEALLRHAVAAGDDKVYVRLSVQANEQALAVDGARFLPVREGRSGVVVAVGPMLDQVLAATEGLDVSVLYATTVRPFDEEALRRAVGAGPSADVVIVEPYLAGTSTSAVNDALADLPHRVLGLGVGRRELRRYGTVEEHTAAHGLDAASLRGRITGFLGERTRAGVVS from the coding sequence ATGGACACCATGCGTGACCGCCTCGCCCCCGTTCTCACCCGGCTGCTCGACGAGGATCCCCGCGTCGCCGTCGTTCTGGCCGAGATCGGCAAGGACGGCTTCACCGAGGCGATGCGCGACCACCCGGACCGGGTGATCAACGTGGGCATCAGGGAGCAGCTGCTCGTGGGGGCGGGCGCCGGGCTCGCGCTCGCCGGGCTGCGACCCGTCGTGCACACCTTCGCCAGCTTCCTCGTCGAGCGGCCGTTCGAGCAGATCAAGCTCGACTTCGGGCACCAGGGCGTGGGCGGGGTCCTGGTCAGCGCCGCGGCGTCGTACGACTGGCCCGCGGGCGGCTTCACCCACATGTCGCCCGGTGACGTGGCCCTGCTCGACACCCTCGACGGCTGGACCGTGCACGTGCCCGGCCACCCCGACGAGGCCGAGGCGCTGCTGCGGCACGCCGTCGCCGCGGGTGACGACAAGGTGTACGTACGTCTGTCGGTGCAGGCGAACGAGCAGGCCCTCGCGGTCGACGGAGCGCGCTTCCTGCCCGTGCGCGAGGGGCGCTCCGGCGTGGTCGTCGCGGTCGGGCCGATGCTCGACCAGGTGCTCGCCGCGACCGAGGGGCTCGATGTGAGCGTGCTGTACGCGACGACCGTGCGCCCCTTCGACGAGGAGGCGCTGCGCCGCGCCGTCGGGGCCGGGCCGTCCGCCGACGTCGTGATCGTCGAGCCGTACCTCGCGGGCACCTCGACGAGCGCGGTGAACGACGCGCTCGCGGATCTGCCGCACCGGGTGCTCGGTCTGGGCGTCGGCCGCCGCGAGCTGCGCCGCTACGGGACCGTGGAGGAGCACACGGCCGCGCACGGGCTCGACGCGGCGTCGCTGCGCGGGCGCATCACCGGCTTCCTGGGCGAGCGGACGCGGGCCGGGGTGGTGTCGTAG
- a CDS encoding transketolase, with product MTTTTEPAYDYADLPRLMGRMTGAEKHGPAATSTLDALWVLYDRVLDVTPERMDDPGRDRFLLSKGHGPMAYYAVLAAKGFLPVEWLEDFGSYDSPLGHHPDRVLVPGAEIGSGSLGHGLPLAVGTALGLKARGQSEARVWVLVGDAEMDEGSNHEAVAYAGPAGLERLHVLVIDNASASYARPGGIAARFEAAGWSAETVDGRDHEALYAAFTAPHPGRPRVVVARVEPKEYAGEPKSA from the coding sequence ATGACGACGACCACGGAACCCGCATACGACTACGCAGATCTGCCCCGCCTCATGGGGCGGATGACGGGGGCGGAGAAGCACGGCCCCGCCGCCACATCGACGCTCGACGCGCTCTGGGTGCTCTACGACCGCGTGCTCGACGTCACACCTGAGCGCATGGACGACCCGGGGCGCGACCGGTTCCTGCTCTCCAAGGGGCACGGGCCGATGGCGTACTACGCGGTGCTCGCGGCCAAGGGATTCCTGCCCGTGGAGTGGCTTGAGGACTTCGGGTCGTACGACTCGCCGCTCGGGCACCACCCCGACCGGGTGCTCGTGCCGGGGGCCGAGATCGGCAGCGGGTCGCTGGGGCACGGACTGCCGCTCGCCGTGGGGACGGCGCTCGGGCTCAAGGCGCGCGGGCAGTCCGAGGCCCGCGTGTGGGTGCTCGTCGGGGACGCCGAGATGGACGAGGGCAGCAACCACGAGGCCGTGGCCTACGCCGGGCCCGCCGGGCTCGAGCGACTGCACGTCCTGGTGATCGACAACGCCTCCGCCAGCTACGCGCGGCCCGGCGGGATCGCCGCCAGGTTCGAGGCGGCGGGCTGGTCCGCCGAGACCGTCGACGGGCGGGACCACGAGGCGCTGTACGCCGCCTTCACCGCGCCGCATCCCGGGCGGCCGCGCGTGGTGGTCGCCCGGGTCGAGCCCAAGGAGTACGCGGGCGAGCCCAAGTCCGCGTGA
- a CDS encoding universal stress protein, translating into MLQPIAVGVDGSPESVAAADWGAREALRRGAPLRLVHAWEGLPADDYPVTLPELKVPQYWARRVLRTTRDRLGERYPQVYTSAEQIRKPPVPALLAVAETAQLLVLGHEGLGGISGVLAGSVARSVVDRALNPVILIRAGYGTQDEHVPDADGQPSESAPCRHVVVALDLGNDCDALLGFAFEAAQSRSTPLCVLHAWNLHDGVKSLSDRELPVGSPAQREAEWALAAVLEPWRAKYPTVVVRSRAEAARPGHAVTSAARGAGLLVVGRRIRRGALGAHSGRVTHLAMHHVRCPVAVVAHD; encoded by the coding sequence ATGCTTCAACCGATCGCGGTAGGAGTGGACGGCTCGCCGGAGAGTGTTGCCGCGGCCGACTGGGGGGCTCGTGAGGCGCTGCGCCGAGGCGCGCCGCTGCGACTCGTACATGCCTGGGAGGGGCTGCCCGCAGACGATTACCCCGTCACGCTGCCCGAGTTGAAAGTCCCGCAGTACTGGGCTCGGCGGGTGCTCCGTACGACGCGGGACCGGCTCGGCGAGCGCTATCCGCAGGTGTACACGAGCGCCGAACAGATCCGGAAGCCGCCGGTGCCCGCCCTGTTGGCCGTGGCCGAGACGGCTCAGCTACTCGTCCTCGGCCACGAAGGACTCGGTGGGATCAGCGGAGTCCTCGCCGGTTCCGTCGCCCGCTCGGTGGTCGACCGCGCACTGAACCCGGTGATCCTGATCCGCGCGGGCTACGGCACCCAGGACGAGCATGTGCCCGATGCCGACGGGCAGCCATCGGAAAGTGCTCCGTGTCGGCATGTCGTCGTGGCCCTCGACCTCGGCAACGACTGCGACGCACTCCTCGGGTTCGCCTTCGAAGCTGCTCAGAGCCGGAGCACGCCGCTGTGCGTCCTGCACGCCTGGAATCTGCACGATGGTGTGAAGAGCCTGTCCGACAGGGAACTTCCGGTCGGTTCCCCTGCCCAGCGCGAAGCCGAGTGGGCGCTGGCCGCGGTGCTCGAACCGTGGCGTGCCAAGTATCCAACGGTGGTCGTACGGTCCCGCGCGGAAGCCGCTCGCCCCGGGCACGCGGTCACCAGCGCAGCGCGGGGCGCGGGTCTGCTGGTGGTAGGGCGCCGGATCCGGCGCGGGGCGCTGGGAGCGCACTCGGGCCGCGTCACGCACCTCGCCATGCACCACGTGCGGTGCCCCGTCGCCGTGGTCGCGCACGACTGA
- a CDS encoding alpha/beta fold hydrolase yields MPDRDDAHGPTTTPFTAGLLNAADGVPVATYTWLPADGRPRAYVQIAHGAAEHALRYDRFARHLTARGYGVVASDHRGHGATAQATGGFGVTSGADGVQGATGARGADGADSWRAIVDDLKAIGDQVRTLHPGLPFFLLGHSLGSMLARDYAQEYADGLAGLILSGTFRSLPGAETQESIARLEREIAEGGRAAPSSFVPDLFASFNDPYPHRTGFEWLSRDEAEVDAYVADERCGFPFSAGLSLDWVRAVRKINDPRNLARVPADLPIHLAVGEQDPCNQGMTLVHELLEDFRYVGVEDLTWKGYPDARHEILNETNRDEVQDDLTAWLDERVL; encoded by the coding sequence ATGCCCGACCGAGACGACGCCCACGGCCCGACCACCACGCCCTTCACCGCGGGGCTGCTCAACGCGGCGGACGGCGTGCCCGTCGCCACGTACACCTGGCTGCCCGCCGACGGCAGGCCCCGCGCCTACGTCCAGATCGCGCACGGCGCCGCCGAACACGCCCTGCGCTACGACCGGTTCGCCCGCCACCTGACCGCGCGCGGCTACGGAGTGGTCGCCTCCGACCACCGAGGCCACGGCGCCACCGCGCAGGCCACGGGCGGCTTCGGCGTCACCTCAGGGGCCGACGGGGTGCAGGGGGCGACCGGCGCGCGTGGTGCGGACGGCGCCGACAGCTGGCGGGCCATCGTCGACGACCTCAAGGCGATCGGTGACCAGGTGCGCACCCTGCACCCCGGGCTCCCCTTCTTCCTCCTGGGCCACAGCCTCGGCTCGATGCTCGCGCGGGACTACGCGCAGGAGTACGCCGACGGGCTCGCGGGACTGATCCTCTCGGGCACGTTCCGTTCGCTGCCCGGCGCCGAGACGCAGGAGTCCATCGCCCGCCTCGAACGGGAGATCGCCGAGGGTGGCCGCGCTGCGCCTTCCTCGTTCGTCCCCGACCTCTTCGCCTCCTTCAACGACCCCTACCCGCACCGCACGGGCTTCGAGTGGCTCTCGCGCGACGAGGCCGAGGTCGACGCCTACGTCGCCGACGAGCGCTGCGGATTCCCGTTCTCCGCGGGCCTCTCGCTGGACTGGGTGCGCGCCGTACGCAAGATCAACGATCCGCGCAACCTCGCGCGCGTGCCCGCCGATCTGCCGATCCACCTCGCGGTCGGCGAGCAGGACCCGTGCAACCAGGGCATGACGCTGGTCCACGAGCTCCTGGAGGACTTCCGGTACGTGGGCGTCGAGGACCTCACCTGGAAGGGCTACCCGGACGCCCGCCACGAGATCCTCAACGAGACCAACAGGGACGAGGTCCAGGACGACCTGACGGCCTGGCTGGACGAGCGGGTGCTGTGA
- a CDS encoding flavodoxin domain-containing protein — protein sequence MDVPVGYATAHGSTREIAEYVAVRMARTGLKAEARSMADVDDPGVYGAYVLGSAVHGQAWLEQAKEFLRLNGDLLQTRPVWVFSVGMPAALRGPWRKSAARKERDVVGADLPGDVPYRSHRLLSGVIRPGHLPLTGRLIFRLMGCRYGDFREWLLSFRA from the coding sequence ATGGACGTTCCGGTGGGATACGCCACCGCACACGGTTCGACCCGAGAGATCGCCGAGTATGTCGCGGTACGGATGGCGCGCACCGGGCTGAAAGCCGAAGCCCGGTCCATGGCGGACGTGGATGACCCCGGCGTGTACGGGGCGTACGTCCTCGGCAGCGCCGTTCACGGGCAGGCATGGCTGGAGCAGGCCAAGGAGTTTCTGCGTCTCAACGGCGACCTCCTCCAGACGCGGCCGGTGTGGGTCTTCAGCGTGGGGATGCCCGCCGCTCTGCGCGGGCCCTGGCGGAAATCGGCGGCGCGCAAGGAACGCGACGTGGTCGGGGCGGACCTTCCCGGCGACGTCCCATACCGGAGCCACCGGCTTCTGTCAGGAGTCATCCGCCCCGGCCACCTTCCCCTCACCGGCAGGCTGATCTTCCGTCTGATGGGCTGCCGGTACGGGGACTTCCGTGAGTGGCTGTTGTCTTTCCGGGCTTGA